The Nostoc sp. 'Lobaria pulmonaria (5183) cyanobiont' DNA window AGAAAGAGTTAATCATCTAGCAACAATCATAATAACTGCCTATTAACTAGCTATTACAGATTTATTTTTAATCTAAATATTTTAAGATGACTGTAGGATAAATACTTAGATATTCCTGTAAGATAAATACAATGAAACAATATTTAAAAATATGGACAATACAAATCAAAGAAAAGCTTTAATTAACAGCGAAATCTCCCTCTTTCTCAGAGGTTTGATTATTGGTAAAGTTCTCACACTTATGGTTATTGGCGGATTACTTTGGTGGTTCTTGAAGCCAAATTTATTGTCGTCCCGCAACAGTGTTAACCCTTCCTCTGCTCAAAATGTCAAGAGCGTCTCTAATAATGTCTCTAATAATATCTCTAATAATGTCTCTAATAATAATGGATCAACTTTTCAGACAGTTGCTGATGTTCCCCCTGCCTCATTCAATTACGGAGGTAGTACAGCATGGGCATCAATCCGGCAATTGGTAGATTCTCAGATCCAGAGCGATCGCCCAGAACTACAATTACGCTACGTAAACCCTGTTAATGGTAGCCCTGGTTCTAGCTCCGGCATTCGGATGTTGCTTGATGGGAAACTAGACTTTGCTCAGTCCTCCCGTCCCCTCACAGATGAAGAACAAGCTACGGCAAAAGAGCGAGGCTTCACCCTTGAGCAACGTCAGGTGGGTAGAGATGGGATAGCAGTGGTAGTCAATCCATCACTCAATGTGCCTGGTTTAACTGTCGAACAATTGCAGCAAATTTATTTGGGGAAAATTACTAACTGGAATCAAGTCGGTGGGCCAAATCTACCCATTACAGCTTTTTCCCAACGTCCAGAGGACGCAGATACAGTAATATTCCCTAATAACAGCGACTTAAAGGGGCAAGCATTTGGCTCGAATGTGCAGTATGTCTACTCTGCTACAGATGCAGTGCGCCAACTCAGTAAAACCCCTGGTGGTGTGTATTACGCTTCTGCCCGTTCGGTAGTCTTTCAATGTAGCGTGAAGGCTTTGCCATTGGGTCAGACTTCTGGTCAGCTAATTACCCCCTATCGGGAGCCGATGGTTTCGCCTGAGCAATGTCCGCGTCAGCGCAACCAGCTAAATACTCAGGCGATCAAAAATGGCAGCTATCCGATGATTGCTAATTTGTTTGTGATTATTAAGCAGAATAAAGGTTCAGAACAGCAGATTGGAAATGCTTATGCCAATCTTTTATTAACTGACCAAGGGCAAAGAGCAATTGAGCAAGCTGGTTTTGTTAGAGTTCGCTAGTAGATTTGAAGGATAATTGAGCAAGCTTCCTACCAATCCCCGACTTGTTTAAAAAGTCGGGGATTTAGAGCGATCGCTCTGTTCCAAATAAAGGTGCAATCGCATTTATTCTTAAACTCCAATGGCTGACGAGCCGATTTCTGATAACGCGATTATTATAGTATAAATCTGGCTTGAGAAAAATGCGATCGCTAACCAAATCGAGAACATCTCATATTTTTGACATCCAATTATTTACTCCTTGTCTGTGCATCTCTGCGTGATTTATTCTTAACTTTTCCCCATAGCCGCCGCCAGTTTTTCTAAATTTTCCCGCACAGCCACACTACGAAGATGCTCAACACCCCAGACTCGTTCGCAAATATCTAAAGCTTGCAAATATAGCGGTTCTGCTTCACCGTAACGTCCAGTTTCACGATAAATTTCTGCCAGATTATTCAGACTTTCGGCAACATTGGGATGATTTTCTCCCAATAGGTGCTTATCAAGTTCTAAAGCTCTTATACATAAGGGTTCCGCTTCATTGTAACGCCCCTGCTCCCTGTACATATAACCCAAAGCGTAGATCGTATCTGCTAAAAGCGGATGCGCTTTTTGTAATACACGCTGCTTGAGTTCCAATGATTCCAAAAACAAAGACTCGGCTTCACTGTAACGTCCTTGAGCGCGGTATATT harbors:
- a CDS encoding PstS family phosphate ABC transporter substrate-binding protein; this translates as MDNTNQRKALINSEISLFLRGLIIGKVLTLMVIGGLLWWFLKPNLLSSRNSVNPSSAQNVKSVSNNVSNNISNNVSNNNGSTFQTVADVPPASFNYGGSTAWASIRQLVDSQIQSDRPELQLRYVNPVNGSPGSSSGIRMLLDGKLDFAQSSRPLTDEEQATAKERGFTLEQRQVGRDGIAVVVNPSLNVPGLTVEQLQQIYLGKITNWNQVGGPNLPITAFSQRPEDADTVIFPNNSDLKGQAFGSNVQYVYSATDAVRQLSKTPGGVYYASARSVVFQCSVKALPLGQTSGQLITPYREPMVSPEQCPRQRNQLNTQAIKNGSYPMIANLFVIIKQNKGSEQQIGNAYANLLLTDQGQRAIEQAGFVRVR